In the Penaeus chinensis breed Huanghai No. 1 chromosome 31, ASM1920278v2, whole genome shotgun sequence genome, one interval contains:
- the LOC125041876 gene encoding rhodopsin-like: MSSWNSPVQDTVLPSTNPYGNYTVVDTVPESMLHMVHSHWYQFPPMNPLWYGLLGFWMTVMGTLSIAGNFVVIWVFMNTKSLRSPANLLVVNLAFSDFFMMLTMTPPLLVNAYWGTWVLGAFFCEIYAFFGSFFGCVSIWSMVFITADRYNVIVKGMSAEPLTSGGALLRIAGTWLFTLAWCLPPFFGWNRYVPEGNMLACGTDYLTETELSRSYLYVYSVWVYLFPLAYIIYSYTFIVKAVAAHEKGMREQAKKMGVKSLRSEEAQKTSAECRLCKVALMTVTLWFVAWTPYFVINWGGMFNKPIVTPLFSIWGSVFAKANAVYNPIVYAISHPKYRAALEKKLPCLSCATDGQDGGSDAGSTATAETSEKTESA, translated from the coding sequence ATGTCGTCGTGGAACAGCCCAGTCCAGGACACTGTCCTTCCATCCACCAATCCCTATGGGAACTATACAGTGGTGGACACTGTACCAGAAAGCATGCTCCATATGGTGCATTCTCACTGGTACCAGTTCCCTCCAATGAATCCTCTCTGGTATGGTCTTCTCGGCTTCTGGATGACTGTCATGGGAACATTGTCTATAGCTGGTAACTTTGTTGTCATCTGGGTATTCATGAATACCAAGAGTCTGCGATCACCTGCCAACCTATTAGTTGTCAACTTAGCCTTCTCCGACTTCTTTATGATGCTCACCATGACTCCTCCTCTTCTGGTCAATGCTTATTGGGGAACGTGGGTTCTCGGAGCATTCTTCTGTGAGATCTATGCCTTCTTCGGTTCATTCTTCGGCTGCGTGTCCATCTGGTCCATGGTCTTCATCACTGCTGACCGATACAACGTCATCGTCAAGGGAATGTCTGCTGAACCTCTCACATCTGGTGGAGCCTTGTTGAGGATTGCTGGCACTTGGCTTTTCACTCTTGCCtggtgccttcctcccttcttcggatGGAACCGTTATGTGCCTGAGGGTAACATGCTTGCATGTGGTACTGACTACCTGACGGAGACTGAACTCTCCAGGAGCTATCTGTACGTCTACTCTGTATGGGtatatcttttccctcttgcCTACATCATCTACAGCTACACTTTCATTGTTAAGGCTGTCGCTGCTCACGAGAAGGGAATGCGAGAACAGGCCAAGAAGATGGGAGTCAAGTCTCTGAGAAGCGAGGAAGCCCAGAAGACCTCTGCTGAATGCCGTCTATGTAAGGTTGCTCTCATGACCGTGACTCTGTGGTTCGTAGCATGGACCCCCTACTTCGTCATCAACTGGGGAGGCATGTTCAACAAACCCATTGtcactcctcttttctccatctgggGCTCCGTCTTCGCCAAGGCCAACGCCGTCTACAACCCCATCGTGTACGCCATCAGCCACCCCAAATACCGAGCTGCCCTTGAGAAGAAGCTGCCTTGCCTATCCTGTGCTACTGATGGCCAAGATGGAGGTTCTGACGCCGGATCCACTGCTACTGCTGAAACGTCTGAGAAGACCGAGTCTGCCTAA
- the LOC125041872 gene encoding rhodopsin-like — translation MSSWNSPVQDTVLPSTNPYGNYTVVDTVPENMLHMVHSHWYQFPPMNPLWYGLLGFWMTVMGTLSVAGNFVVIWVFMNTKSLRTPANLLVVNLAISDFFMMLTMTPPLLVNAYWGTWILGAFFCEIYAFLGSFFGCVSIWSMVFITADRYNVIVKGVSAEPLTSGGAMMRIAGTWLFTLAWCLPPFFGWNRYVPEGNMLACGTDYLTETELSRSYLYVYSVWVYLFPLAYIIYSYTFIVKAVAAHEKGMREQAKKMGVKSLRSEEAQKTSAECRLCKVALMTVTLWFVAWTPYFVINWGGMFNKPIVTPLFSIWGSVFAKANAVYNPIVYAISHPKYRAALEKKLPCLSCATEGRDGGSDAGSTATAQSTEKGESA, via the coding sequence ATGTCGTCGTGGAACAGCCCAGTCCAGGACACTGTCCTGCCATCCACTAACCCTTATGGGAACTATACAGTGGTGGACACTGTACCAGAAAACATGCTCCATATGGTGCATTCTCACTGGTACCAGTTCCCTCCCATGAATCCTCTCTGGTATGGTCTTCTCGGGTTCTGGATGACTGTCATGGGAACATTATCAGTAGCTGGTAACTTTGTTGTCATCTGGGTATTCATGAATACCAAGAGTCTACGAACACCTGCCAACCTGTTAGTCGTCAACCTGGCCATCTCCGACTTCTTCATGATGCTTACCATGACTCCTCCTCTCCTGGTCAACGCTTATTGGGGAACATGGATTCTCGGTGCTTTCTTCTGTGAGATCTACGCTTTCCTCGGTTCTTTCTTCGGCTGCGTGTCCATCTGGTCCATGGTCTTCATCACTGCTGACCGATACAACGTCATCGTCAAGGGAGTATCTGCTGAACCTCTCACATCTGGTGGAGCCATGATGAGGATTGCTGGCACTTGGCTTTTCACTCTTGCCtggtgccttcctcccttctttggaTGGAACCGATATGTACCTGAGGGTAACATGCTTGCATGTGGTACTGACTACCTGACGGAGACTGAACTCTCCAGGAGCTATTTGTATGTCTACTCTGTATGGGTATATCTCTTCCCTCTTGCCTACATCATTTACAGTTACACCTTCATCGTTAAGGCTGTCGCTGCTCACGAGAAGGGAATGCGAGAACAGGCCAAGAAGATGGGAGTTAAGTCTCTGAGAAGTGAGGAAGCCCAAAAGACCTCAGCTGAGTGCCGCCTGTGCAAGGTTGCTCTCATGACCGTGACTCTGTGGTTCGTAGCATGGACCCCCTACTTCGTCATCAACTGGGGAGGCATGTTCAACAAACCCATTGtcactcctcttttctccatctgggGCTCCGTCTTCGCCAAGGCCAACGCCGTCTACAACCCCATCGTGTACGCCATCAGCCACCCCAAGTACCGAGCTGCCCTTGAGAAGAAGCTGCCTTGCCTATCCTGTGCTACTGAGGGCCGAGATGGAGGTTCTGATGCTGGATCTACTGCCACTGCTCAGAGTACTGAGAAGGGCGAGTCTGCCTAA
- the LOC125041865 gene encoding rhodopsin-like has product MSSWNSPVQDTVLPSTNPYGNFTVVDTVPESMLHMVHSHWYQFPPMNPLWYGLLGFWMTVMGTLSIAGNFVVIWVFMNTKSLRSPANLLVVNLAFSDFFMMLTMTPPLLVNAYWGTWVLGAFFCEIYAFFGSFFGCVSIWSMVFITADRYNVIVKGMSAEPLTSGGAMLRIAGTWLFTLAWCLPPFFGWNRYVPEGNMLACGTDYLTETELSRSYLYVYSVWVYLFPLAYIIYSYTFIVKAVAAHEKGMREQAKKMGVKSLRSEEAQKTSAECRLCKVALMTVTLWFVAWTPYFVINWGGMFNKPIVTPLFSIWGSVFAKANAVYNPIVYAISHPKYRAALEKKLPCLSCATEGQDGGSDAGSTATAETSEKTESA; this is encoded by the coding sequence ATGTCGTCATGGAACAGCCCAGTTCAGGACACTGTCCTTCCATCCACCAATCCCTATGGGAACTTTACAGTGGTGGACACTGTACCAGAAAGCATGCTCCATATGGTGCATTCTCACTGGTACCAGTTCCCTCCAATGAATCCTCTCTGGTATGGTCTTCTCGGCTTCTGGATGACTGTCATGGGAACTTTGTCTATAGCTGGTAACTTTGTTGTCATCTGGGTATTCATGAATACCAAGAGTCTGCGATCACCTGCCAACCTGTTAGTTGTCAACTTAGCCTTCTCCGACTTCTTTATGATGCTCACCATGACTCCTCCTCTTCTGGTCAATGCTTATTGGGGAACGTGGGTTCTCGGAGCATTCTTCTGTGAGATCTATGCCTTCTTCGGTTCATTCTTCGGCTGCGTGTCCATCTGGTCCATGGTCTTCATCACTGCTGACCGATACAACGTCATCGTCAAGGGAATGTCTGCTGAACCTCTCAcatctggtggagccatgttgaGGATTGCTGGCACTTGGCTTTTCACTCTTGCCtggtgccttcctcccttcttcggatGGAACCGTTATGTGCCTGAGGGTAACATGCTTGCATGTGGTACTGACTACCTGACCGAGACTGAACTCTCAAGGAGCTATCTGTACGTCTACTCAGTGTGGGtatatcttttccctcttgcCTACATCATCTACAGCTACACTTTCATCGTTAAGGCTGTCGCTGCTCACGAGAAGGGAATGCGAGAACAGGCCAAGAAGATGGGAGTCAAGTCTCTGAGAAGCGAGGAAGCCCAGAAGACCTCTGCTGAATGCCGTCTGTGCAAGGTTGCTCTCATGACCGTGACTCTGTGGTTCGTAGCATGGACCCCCTACTTCGTCATCAACTGGGGAGGCATGTTCAACAAACCCATTGtcactcctcttttctccatctgggGCTCCGTCTTCGCCAAGGCCAACGCCGTCTACAACCCCATCGTGTACGCCATCAGCCACCCCAAGTACCGAGCTGCCCTTGAGAAGAAGCTGCCTTGCCTATCCTGTGCTACTGAGGGCCAAGATGGAGGTTCTGACGCCGGATCCACTGCTACTGCTGAAACGTCTGAGAAGACTGAGTCTGCCTAA